AATTTAAAATAATAGCTTCTTCACTTCAAAGATCTGTTGATGAGCTTGGAAAATCAATGATAAGAATTACACAATTTGCACAAGGTTTGGGAAGTTTAAGTTCGACTCTTACAAGGAGTTCTAAAAAAAGTCAAAATAATTTAATTAAAAGTAGAGAAAAGATTTCATTAATAAATGAAAATACTATTGATACTTCCGAAAGAATTCATCAGGTTAATGAAAGTGTTCAAGATTTATCAACTGCAAGTGATTCACAGGCAGTATCGGCTCAAGGGCTTAGTGAAATTTCTAATGATATATCTAAAAATTCTGATGAAGGTGTAAGGGCCATTGAAAAAATGAGTGAAATGCTCTTTACAGCTGTTGAAAAATCGGAACTTTCAATGGAAAATTCAGATATTTTGATGAAAAGTTCTGTAAGAATAAGGCAAATATTAGAAACTATTGATAGTATTACAGAACAAACAAATTTACTTGCATTGAATGCTGCAATAGAAGCAGCTCGTGCTGGAGAAGCAGGAAAAGGATTTGCTGTTGTGGCAGATGAAATAAGAAGTCTTGCTGAGGAAAGTAAAAGAGCAACTGAGAATATATCAAATATAATTAAAGATTTAGTAGAAATATCTAAGAAAACCAATGTTTCTAATAAAGATACTGCAGAGTTGATAAAAAACACAGAGACAGAAACTAAATCGATTCTTCAGAAATTTGAAAATATGAATGTGAAAATGAATGATTTGAATGAAATAGTTGAGAATTTTTCTGCAAGTACTGAAGAAACAAATGCAACGGCTGAAGAGATAAGTGCTAATATGCGAAATTCATCTGATAAGGTTGATGAAATAAGAAATAGTATTAAAGAAATTCTTGATAATAATGATATTATGCTTGAGGATAGTGAATATTTAGTAGATATTTCGGATAATACTATAAAAAATGTTGGAGATCTAATTTCGATGTTATCTTCTTTTGATATATTTGATAATCATATGAAAAAAAGAGAGTTTGAAAAGGCTTTAAAAGCTCATGAAAAATGGGTTAAATCATTTCAAAAAATAATAGAAGGGGAAGAAATAGAAGTTGAAAGTGATCATAATAGATGTAGTTTTGGTATTTTTTCAAAAATAGTAAAATGTAGAAAAGAGTATGAAAAAGAATGGGAAGAAATCTTGAGATTGCATGAAGAGCTTCATAAAAAAGCTAAAGAAATTAATAAAGGTAGAGATTTGAATATTTTAATGAATGAATTAAAAAATATTTCTGAAAAACTCCAAAATGGTATAAAGAATATGATAAATAAATTGTAAAGAAATCCCCAATCTTTTATGATTGGGGATTTTTATAATTATTTTTATTATTCGCAATAAACTGCCGTGCCAGAAGCTGTAACCATTAACATATTTCCACCTTGT
This genomic interval from Oceanotoga teriensis contains the following:
- a CDS encoding methyl-accepting chemotaxis protein, which produces MKIRTKLSVFIPLFVVLGFIFVIIIFLFFENKLYDFQNENFIKQIDFSFNSESNNIEESLKRTLDSILADEKVLKSFYEKDRDNLLNILKDSWNTLSENNIAQFQFHENARSFLRLHKPEKFGDDLSGFRKTIVQVEKNKKSVSGFEVGVAGLGFRYVRPVYYEDNYVGTAELGLAIDSTFLNKVEGDSFIKVFKSDMTEGFIIYENKNYDIDLFLNHEQYIKSEEEPYYYEVDKNNIFVMLPLRDFSDEIIGYIGSKIDYSNIVEVKKNTIFYSGIISFIALGIIVIFSFIISKKIIKQINFLKNNVDEFSRGNMIINFEDMKYDDEFKIIASSLQRSVDELGKSMIRITQFAQGLGSLSSTLTRSSKKSQNNLIKSREKISLINENTIDTSERIHQVNESVQDLSTASDSQAVSAQGLSEISNDISKNSDEGVRAIEKMSEMLFTAVEKSELSMENSDILMKSSVRIRQILETIDSITEQTNLLALNAAIEAARAGEAGKGFAVVADEIRSLAEESKRATENISNIIKDLVEISKKTNVSNKDTAELIKNTETETKSILQKFENMNVKMNDLNEIVENFSASTEETNATAEEISANMRNSSDKVDEIRNSIKEILDNNDIMLEDSEYLVDISDNTIKNVGDLISMLSSFDIFDNHMKKREFEKALKAHEKWVKSFQKIIEGEEIEVESDHNRCSFGIFSKIVKCRKEYEKEWEEILRLHEELHKKAKEINKGRDLNILMNELKNISEKLQNGIKNMINKL